DNA from Actinoplanes sp. SE50/110:
CTCGCCGCCCTCCACGAACGGGACGTGCCGGCAGCGGTGGCGGTGGCCCGGGTCGCCCTGCAGGACCCGGCACTGCTCGACCGCCCGCGCTACACCTGGCAGCTGCTGGCCACCGCGGCCCGAGCGGTCTCCGCAGCCCGCGATGCCACCCCGGCCCACGACCCTGCCCCGGCCCGCGATCCTGCCTCCGCCCGGGATTCTGTCTCGGCCCCGGATTCTTCCTCGGCCCGGGATTCCGCTCGGGTCCGCAAATCTGCCCTGGCCCGAGATCCTGCCGTGGCCCGAGATCCTGCCCTGGCCCGAGACTCCGCCCTGGCCCGCGACTCTTCTCAGGACCGCGACATCACTTCTGCCGGTGCCGCCTCCTCACCCGTCGCGGGGCGCTCCGCGCCCTCTCCGCGTGCCGCTGTCTCATCGGCGGCCTCGCTGGCGGCGGCTCTGCGGGATGCGCCTTCTTGGGAACCGGGATCGCGGGATGCGGCCAGTTTGCGGATGCCGATCCGGGATGCGACCTCGTCATGGGCGTTGTCACAGGACGCGGTTCCGATAGAGGCCGTATCGCCGGATGTGGCCTCGTTCGGGGCGGTGTCGGGGGATGCGGTTTCGTTCGGGGCGGCGTCGGGGGATGCGGTTTCGTTCGGGGCGGCATCGCGGGAGGTGGCTTCGGCCCGGGCGGTGTCGCGAAGTGTGGCTTCTTCAGGGGACGGGGTGCGAAACGGGGCTTCCACGGCGGGGGCTCCAGGGGACGATCTTTCGGTGGAGGCGGCGCGGCTGGCTGCTCGAATCTGGTGGGCGGCGGAGCAGTTGCCGCGGCACTATCCCGCCGAGTTGGCCGGGGCGGCCCAGGTGGCGGCGGAGCTGGACGGGGGCGCTGAGCGGTGGGGCGCGGCAGTCGCGGCCTGGCGTGCTGACGGGCAGCCCTACGAACTGGCGTGTGCGCTGCTGCGGGCCGCGGAGGCGAACGCCGCCGACCGGACCGCGGCGGCTACAGCACTCGCCGAGGTCACCGCGATCGCCGACGGCCTGCGGGTGACGCCGCTGGTCGAGGCCGCGGAGACGCTGGCCCGGCGGCTCGGGGTCCGCCCGGCGGCGACAGCCGCCGGAACGCTCGAGGAGGTGCTCACCGCCCGCGAGCGGGAAGTGCTCCGGCTGGTCGCCGAGGGGCAGAGCAACGGCCAGATCGCCCAGCGCCTGTTCATCTCGCCGAAGACGGCGAGCGTCCACGTCTCCCGGATCATCGCGAAACTCGCGGTGACCAACCGCATCGAGGCCGCCGCCGTCGCCCACCGCCTCAACCTGTTGGCCGACTGATCGCCGTGCCGCCGCCCCTCTGGCGGACGTAAGGCCGGTCGCGTGCCGGTCGTCACCGCCGGCCTTTGGCATGCCATGCCCTGGCGGCTACCAAGGCGCTGCCGTTTGCAGCGCTGCCGCCTGCCGTGTTGCTGCCTGTCGTCGGTCGCGCTGCGGTCGGTCGGGTTGCGGTCGGTCGCGTTGCGGTCGGTCGGGTTGCGGTCGGTCGCGTTGCGGTCAGTTGTGCTGCGGTCGGTCGCGTTGCGGTCAGTTGCGTTGCGGTTTGCCGCGTTGCGGTCGGTTGGGCCGTGGTCGGTCGTGCTGTACCTCGTCGGGCTGCGGTCAGTCGCGCTGTCCGTTGGAGCGCATCGGGTATCCGGGTGCGGGGCCGGTGTGGACGGTTGCGAGGTGGGAGCGAATGCCGGCCGGAAACGCTCGCGCCGGCCGGGATGCGGGGGCGCGGCCGGGGAAGGCTAATGACGGCTGGCGGGGCTCCGATATTGGGGGCCGACCAACAGCTAAGGGAGCCGTCATGAACGACAAGTTCCGCACGCCCCCGGGGGGCCGGTGATGGACAGCGCGGTCGACATGGCTTATCGGGTCGTCGAGGCGTTGTTCGGGCCGGACTCCGGGATTCCCTGGTGGGCTTGGCTTGCGCCGATTGCCATTCTGTTCGCCAGGTTGCTCTATCCGATGATGTTCCCCGAGGCGGCGGCGGCCGAGGCGGAGACGGATCGGCGGCTCGCCGAGTTCCGGCGGGAACGTGAGGGGCAGGCCAGGGACAGGGGCGCGGAGAAGGGCAAAGGTAAGGAGAAGAAAGGCAAGAAGGGCAAGAAGTGAACGCGGCGAAGGCCCGCAACCATTCCAGGCAACGGATGACCTGGAGAGGTTGCGGGCCTTCATCCGTTGACGGGTCTCCGAGCAGACGCGGCCGTGGTGAAGAAAAGCCTACGGAGGCGCCGCACAAGGGCGGCCCCGAACGCGGCCCGCGAGCAGACGCGGGCCGCGGACGAAAACCGACGGATCAGCCGCGGGCGTCGAGCGCCTGACGGTAGAGGCGGCCGGCCCGGTAGGAGGACCGGACCAGCGGCCCGCTCATCACCCCGGCGAAGCCGATCGCCTCGGCCTCCTCGCGGAGCTCGACGAACTCCTCCGGCTTGACCCAGCGCTCCACCGGGTGGTGCCGCGGGGTCGGCCGCAGGTACTGCGTGATGGTGATCAGCTCGCAGCCCGCGGCGTGCAGGTCGCGGAGGGCGGCCGAGATCTCCGCCCGCTCCTCGCCCATGCCGAGGATCAGGTTGCTCTTGGTGACCAGGTTCGCCGCGCGGGCCTGGGTGATCACGTCGAGGGAGCGTTCGTACCGGAAGCCGGGGCGGATCCGCTTGAAGATCCGCGGGACGGTTTCGACGTTGTGCGCGAGGACCTCGGGCTGGGCGCCGAACACCTCGGCCAGCTGGGCCGGGTCGGCGTTGAAGTCGGGGATGAGCAGCTCGACGCCGCAGCCGGGCTGCAGAGCGTGGATCTGGCGGACGGTTTCCGCGTAGAGCCAGGCACCGCCGTCGGGCAGGTCGTCGCGGGCGACGCCGGTGACGGTGGCATAGCGCAGGCCCATGGTGGCGACGGACTCACCGACGCGGCGCGGCTCGTCGGCGTCGAACTCGGCCGGCTTGCCGGTGTCGATCTGGCAGAAGTCGCAGCGCCGGGTGCACTGGTCGCCGCCGATCAGGAAGGTGGCCTCACGGTCTTCCCAGCATTCGTAGATGTTGGGGCAGCCGGCTTCCTGGCAGACCGTGTGCAGGCCCTCTTTCTGCACGAGGCCACGCATCTGCGTGTACTCGGGGCCCATTTTCGCTTTGACTTTGATCCACGGCGGCTTCCGCTCGATGGGAGTCTCGGCGTTGCGCGCCTCGATGCGCAGCATGCGGCGGCCCTCGGGAGCAATAGTCACAACCCCGAAGATACGCCGGAGACGACCGGTCGAGGCGCAGGGGCGACGAGGCTCACGTGACCTGACCTGTGACCGCCGTCACCTCCGAAACGAAATTCGGATGCACGCGCCGGTCGTGGGGCGTTAACGTCCCGGCTACGGCAGTGATGGGACCGAGTAACGCTCCGCAAACGCCGGCCGAGAGAGCCACCCGCAGCTGTGACGGTGGCCCGTGCGCCGGAGCGCGAAGACACCCCGGAGCCGAGCAGTGCAAGAGGCGCCCCGGCGATCGGCGGGGCGCGAAGGTGTGGTGGTACCGCGAGGATCCCGCTCGCCCGCACCTCCCCGGGGCCGCGTTGCAGCATCCTGAGGAGGTCGACCGCCGTGCAACGCATCCTCTCCACCGAACTGGCCGCCCACCCGCACGAGAAGGTGCTGGTCGAGGGCTGGGTCCACCGGATCCGCCGGCTGAAGTCGGTCACTTTCCTGATCGTCCGGGACGCCGCCGGGCTGGCCCAGGTGGTCGTCGACGACCCCGGTGACCTGCGCGAGGAGACCGTCGTCGCGATCGTCGCCGTGGTCACCCCGAACGAGCAGGCGCCGGGCGGCGTCGAACTCACCGCTCCGGCGATCCGGGTGCACTCCGCTGTGGACGTACCGCTGCCGTTCGATCTGCACCGGCCTGCGCTCACCGCGGGCCTGCCCGCGCAGCTGGACCACGCCGCGGTCGCGCTGCGGCACCCGGCGCGCCGTACCGCGCTCCGGGTGGCCGCCGCCGCGACCGCCGGTTTCCGCGCGGCGCTGGAGGCGCAGCGGTTCGTCGAGATCCACACGCCGAAGATCGTCGAGTCGGCCACCGAGTCCGGCGCGAACGTCTTCCAGCTGGACTATTTCGGCAGGCCCGCGTTCCTGGCGCAGTCGCCGCAGTTCTACAAGCAGATGATGGTCGGCGTCCTGGAACGGGTATTCGAGGTCGGCCCGGTGTTCCGCGCGGAGAACAGTGACACCGCCCGGCACCTGACCCAGTACACGTCGCTCGACGCCGAGATGGGGTTCGTCGCCGACCACCGGGACGTGATGGCCGCCCTGACCCGCACGCTCGGCGGGATGCTCGGCGAGGTGACGGCCCGGACCGGGGTGGTGACCCCGGAGGTGCCGGCGGAGATCCCGGCGGTGCACTTCACCGAGGCGTTGCGGATCGCCGGCGCCCCGGCCGGCGAGCCCGACCTGGCGCCGGCGCACGAGCGGGCGCTGGGCGAGTGGGCGCGGCGTGAGCACGGGTCGGAGTTCGTCTACGTGACCGGCTATCCGATGCGTAAACGGCCGTTCTACACCCATCCCGACCCGGCCGACACGACGTACTCCAACGGCTTTGACCTGCTCTTCCGAGGTTTGGAGATCGTCACGGGCGGCCAGCGGCTGCATCGGCACGCCGACTGTGTCGCCGCGCTGCGCGCGGCCGGTGAGCCACTCGCGGCCTATGCGGGCTATCTGGAGGCTTTCCGGTACGGGATGCCCCCGCACGGTGGCTGGGCGATCGGCCTGGAGCGGCTGGTCGCGCGGCTGACCGGGGCGGCCAACGTGCGCGAGGTGGCGGCTTTCCCGCGCGACCCGCACCGGGTGGCTCCCTAGGGTTAGCTTGGGCCGGTGCTGATCGACCTCGATGCCGCGCCGGCCCCGGCCCCGGTTCGTCGCCCGTCCGGGACCCGGTGGTGGAAGCTGCTGGCCGCGGCCGCCGTGCTGCTGCCGGTCGGTGCCGCGGCCGTGCCGGCGCTCCCGCCGCCGTTCCCGATGATCGCCTCGACCGGCGGCCAGGCGACGCTGGACAGTGTGTGCACCGACCGGGCGCTGTACGCGGCGCACCGGGCGGCCGGCCCGGGCGCGGGCGCGGTGATCGTGGCGCGCCCGCTGGTGGCCGGCGGCCCGGACTGGCAGGTCCGGGTCCCGCTGGACGGCGGAGAACTTCGGCTGACGGTGGCCGGTCCGGTCCTGATCGCCGATGCCGAGGGCACCGTGACGGTGCTCGACGTGGCGACCGGCAGGGTCCGCTGGCGCCCGCCGGACGGCAGCACCGTCGCGCCGTTCGGCGACCGGGCACTGGTCAGCTATTTCGACAGCGACACCGGAGAGGCCCGGCTGCGGCTGGTGGATCTGGCGTCGGGCCGGACCCGGTGGACGCGGCCCGGGTACGCGGCCGCTGCCGCGCTGGATCCGGCCGGCTTCCGGCTGATCATGCTGAACGACGGCGGCCAGGTGGAGATGCGGTCGACAGCCGACGGGCGGCTGGCCACGAGCCGGGATCTGAACGGCGTGATCGTGCCGGAGGAGCAGCTGATCATCGACGGGACGCGGCCGTACCAGCCGTCGGTGGCCGTCGCCGGTGATCACGCGTACGTGCTGGGTCCGTCCGCCGTGGCCGCGCTGAGCATCACGGACGGGAGCCTCACCTGGCTCACCTCGGTGCCGCGGCCGTTCCCGGTGTCCGCGGTGAGTTGCGGCCACCTGCTCTGCGTCACCGGCAGCGGCGGCACCACCGCGCTCGATACGGCCACCGGCGAGGTGCGCTGGAGCGGCGCGGAGTGGGCGTCGTACACCGCTGACGATCTCGCCACGTCGGCGGGCGGCCGGGTCGCCCGGCTGGATCCGGCGACCGGCCGGGTCGTCACCGAGCTGGGCCGCGGTGTGGCCACCGGTGGCCTGATGCTGCGCGCGGTGACCGGCGGCACCCGGGTGACCGACCTGCGCACCGGCCGCCTGCACGGTGAGCTGGCCGGTGTGCTCCCGTTCGGCTGCACCGTCGCCGGGCCGTTTCTGGCCTGCCCGACGACGGGCAGCGCCCGCAGCGTCTGGCGGGTCGGCTAGAAGAGCGTCGCCAGGTGCCGCTCGACGACCGGCATCACCTCGGCGACCGGCACCGGCCGGCCGAGTTCGGCGCTGAGCGAGGTCACCCCGGCGTCCCGGATCCCGCACGGCACGAACCGCTCGAAATTCGCCAGGTCGCAGTCACAGTTGAGGGCGAAGCCGTGCAGGGTGACGCCGCGCGCCACCCGGATCCCGATCTGCGCGATCTTGCGGTCGAGGCCGCCGTCGGTGGCCCGCACCCAGGCGCCGCTGCGGCCCTCGACCCGTTCGGTGGCGACGCCGAACTCGGCGCACACGTCGATCAGCAGCTGCTCGACCCGGCGCACGTAGGCGACCACGTCGACCGGGTCGGGCAGGCGCAGGATCGGGTAGCCGACCAGCTGGCCCGGACCGTGCCAGGTGATCTTGCCGCCGCGGTCGACGTCGACCACCGGGGTGCCGTCCCACGGCCGGTCCGCCGGCTCGGTGCGTTTACCGGCGGTGAAGACGCTGGGGTGCTCCAGCAGCAGGATGGTGTCCGGCTGGGCGCCGTCGGCCACGGCCTCGTGCAGACGCTTCTGCTCGTCCCACGCGTCGCGGTAGTCGACCAGGCCGGGGCGCAGAACGGTGAGTACGGAGGTTGTCACGACGGCCAGCGTATCCCCGTACCGGCGGGTACCTACCGGTCGACGGGGTCGACTCCGCGACGGATGCGCCACACCAGGACGTCACCCACCACCTCGGGCTCACCGAGCAGGTCCCGGGCGGTGCTCTCGACCGCGGTCCGGTTCAGCGTCTGGTGGTCCGAGCCGGTGATGGTGGACGGCAGGAACACCGCGTCCAGCCCCCAGTACTCGAAGTCGGCGCGGGCCTGGGCGCGGTCCCCGTTGGTCAGCGTGGTGATGTAGCCGTACCAGGCGGCGCGCAGGAACAGCCAGTCGGTGGCCATCGGCGGTGCGCCGATCCGGCCCGGCTGCTTCCGGCCGGTGTCGCCGGTGGTCTGCGGGCCGAGGAAGTAGCCGTCCGGGATCCGGAACTGCCGCCCGCCGCGAGCCATCGTGTACGCCTGCCAGCGCTGGGCGTCCGCGGTGACGTTGGCCCCGAACGGCAGGGCGGAGAGCGTCCCGCCCTCGGGCACGTAGTTCTTCCAGAGACCCTGCGCGATGAACGCCGGCTCCGGTGTCCGGAACTGGATCCGCACCGGCAGCGGGACGATCGGCAGCAGACCGATCACCGCGGCCGAGGCCAGTGCGGTGTGCAGCAGCGAGCCGGACGGGATCTTCCTGGTGATCAGCTGGTCCAGGATCAGCGCCAGCAGGATGCCGAAGACCCCGACCACGACCAGTGCGAACCGGATCGGCAGCGCCGAGTTGAACAGCGGCAGGTGCACCAGCGCCGCGTACGGCAGCGGGAAGTCCGGGTACTCGTGCTTCTGCAGGTTGAACCGGGGCCCGAGGGAGAGGACGAAGAACACCACGCCGACCGCGCCGACCGCGCGCAGTGTGGCCCGCCGGCCGGCGTCCGCCCGGCGCCACAGCACCACGAACGAGACCAGGATCAGCAGGACCAGGGGCACGCCGAAGAACGACGTCTCCTCGGTCCGGTTCGGCGCCAGGTCGGCGTGCCAGCCCAGCCAGCCGGCGACGGAGCGGTTCGGGAAGGACAGGTAGGACGCGGCGTCCTCGACGAAGTACCGCTGGTTGAAGCCGGTGCCGTTGAACGTCTGCGGCCCGGCGAAGTGCATGTACAGCGGGTAGGCCAGCAGCGCGCCGGCGACCAGCCCGGTCACGCAGAGCGCGCGGAACACGGTCAGGAAGGCGTCCCGCGCCTCGGTGCGGACCGACCGGCTCAGCGACCACATCACCAGGAACACGGCGCAGGCCAGCGCGGTGTAGAACAGGCCCTCGGCGGCGATCGAGAAACCGACCGCCATCAGCACGCCGAGGATGATCCCGTTGCGTAGCCAGCGGCCCGGCTCACGCAGTTTCAGCACCTGCCAGATGACGACCGGGGCGACCCAGCCGGCGGTCCAGTTCAGATGGCCGTTGGCGTGCGAGATGAACCCCGGGGCGAAGCCGCAGAACAGCCCGGCCACGGCGGCCGCCCCGGCGCTGCCGACCAGCCAGCGGCGCAGGAACAGATACCACGCGAAGGCGGAGCCGGCCAGGTTCAGCGTCAGCACGGTCACGAAGCTGACCTGCGGCCCGGCCAGGTGGGTCAGCGGCGTCATCAGCACCGTGTACACCGTGATCGAGGTGTTGGCCGCCAGGTTCACCCCGAGGGGGGCGTTCAGCAGGCTGGTGAAGAAGGGGTCCGAGCCGTGCGTGACGGTGTAGTACCCGTACCCCATCAGCCATTCGAAGAAGGCCTGGTCGCCGACGTTGTCGGCGAGCACATGGGTGTACGGATCCGCCCAGAGGCCGCACGTCACGTAGACCGCGAAGGACAGCGCGACGACGGCGAAGGCCAGGTGAACAGGCCATTCGCGCGCCTCGCGGCCCGATGCGGCGGCGGGCTCGGAGGGAGGATCGGCGGACGCGGCTGGGGCGGGGGCGGTCACGGACATCACGCGCAGGTTAGCAGCGGGCCCTGGAGATCAGGGGGCCTTCGCCGGTTCCGGATCCAGCGCGGCGGCCAAGGCGGACTCGATGTCCGGGTACATCCAGGAGAATCCCGCACCGCGCAGAACGCCGGGAATCGCCCGCTGGCTTCGCTGTGCCTCCCCGGCCAGCTCGCCGAGCGCCAGGTCGAGCACCGGGCCGGGCACGGTCAGCAGCGCCGGGCGGTGCAGCCGGCGGGCGAGCGCCCGGGTGAACTCCAGGTTGGTGCACTGCTCGGCGGAGACCAGGTTGACCGGACCGGCCACGTCCTCGCGCTCCAGCAGGAACTCGGCGGCGCCCAGCCAGTCGGCCAGCGCGATCCACGACATCCACTGCCGGCCCCCGCCGATCCGCGCGCCGGCGCCCAGCTTGAACGCCGGGAGCAGCGGTTTCAGCAGCGATCCCTGCCGGTCCAGCACCGGGGCGGTGCGCAACAGCACCACCCGCGAGCCGGCGTCCTCGGCCGGATGGGCGGCGGCCTCCCAGACCCGGCAGACGTCGGCCAGGAACGTGGTGCCGGCCGGCGCCTCCTCGGTGACCTCGCGGTCGCCGGTGTCGCCGTACCAGCCGACCGCCGAGGACTGCAGCAGGGTCCGCGGGCGGTCACCGGCGGGCAGCTTGGCGATCGTCCGGGCGATCGTGTCGGTGGTGTCCAGCCGGCTGGAGCGCAGCACGTTCTTGTACTGCGCGGTCCACCGGCGGGCCCCGATG
Protein-coding regions in this window:
- the lipA gene encoding lipoyl synthase — its product is MLRIEARNAETPIERKPPWIKVKAKMGPEYTQMRGLVQKEGLHTVCQEAGCPNIYECWEDREATFLIGGDQCTRRCDFCQIDTGKPAEFDADEPRRVGESVATMGLRYATVTGVARDDLPDGGAWLYAETVRQIHALQPGCGVELLIPDFNADPAQLAEVFGAQPEVLAHNVETVPRIFKRIRPGFRYERSLDVITQARAANLVTKSNLILGMGEERAEISAALRDLHAAGCELITITQYLRPTPRHHPVERWVKPEEFVELREEAEAIGFAGVMSGPLVRSSYRAGRLYRQALDARG
- the aspS gene encoding aspartate--tRNA(Asn) ligase, whose amino-acid sequence is MQRILSTELAAHPHEKVLVEGWVHRIRRLKSVTFLIVRDAAGLAQVVVDDPGDLREETVVAIVAVVTPNEQAPGGVELTAPAIRVHSAVDVPLPFDLHRPALTAGLPAQLDHAAVALRHPARRTALRVAAAATAGFRAALEAQRFVEIHTPKIVESATESGANVFQLDYFGRPAFLAQSPQFYKQMMVGVLERVFEVGPVFRAENSDTARHLTQYTSLDAEMGFVADHRDVMAALTRTLGGMLGEVTARTGVVTPEVPAEIPAVHFTEALRIAGAPAGEPDLAPAHERALGEWARREHGSEFVYVTGYPMRKRPFYTHPDPADTTYSNGFDLLFRGLEIVTGGQRLHRHADCVAALRAAGEPLAAYAGYLEAFRYGMPPHGGWAIGLERLVARLTGAANVREVAAFPRDPHRVAP
- a CDS encoding PQQ-binding-like beta-propeller repeat protein, translating into MLIDLDAAPAPAPVRRPSGTRWWKLLAAAAVLLPVGAAAVPALPPPFPMIASTGGQATLDSVCTDRALYAAHRAAGPGAGAVIVARPLVAGGPDWQVRVPLDGGELRLTVAGPVLIADAEGTVTVLDVATGRVRWRPPDGSTVAPFGDRALVSYFDSDTGEARLRLVDLASGRTRWTRPGYAAAAALDPAGFRLIMLNDGGQVEMRSTADGRLATSRDLNGVIVPEEQLIIDGTRPYQPSVAVAGDHAYVLGPSAVAALSITDGSLTWLTSVPRPFPVSAVSCGHLLCVTGSGGTTALDTATGEVRWSGAEWASYTADDLATSAGGRVARLDPATGRVVTELGRGVATGGLMLRAVTGGTRVTDLRTGRLHGELAGVLPFGCTVAGPFLACPTTGSARSVWRVG
- the lipB gene encoding lipoyl(octanoyl) transferase LipB codes for the protein MTTSVLTVLRPGLVDYRDAWDEQKRLHEAVADGAQPDTILLLEHPSVFTAGKRTEPADRPWDGTPVVDVDRGGKITWHGPGQLVGYPILRLPDPVDVVAYVRRVEQLLIDVCAEFGVATERVEGRSGAWVRATDGGLDRKIAQIGIRVARGVTLHGFALNCDCDLANFERFVPCGIRDAGVTSLSAELGRPVPVAEVMPVVERHLATLF
- a CDS encoding TIGR01777 family oxidoreductase, which encodes MRIVMAGASGFLGARLAARLRQSGHDITRLVRKPVPGAGPEVAVWAPSQGRLDLSVLAGADAVVNLAGANIGARRWTAQYKNVLRSSRLDTTDTIARTIAKLPAGDRPRTLLQSSAVGWYGDTGDREVTEEAPAGTTFLADVCRVWEAAAHPAEDAGSRVVLLRTAPVLDRQGSLLKPLLPAFKLGAGARIGGGRQWMSWIALADWLGAAEFLLEREDVAGPVNLVSAEQCTNLEFTRALARRLHRPALLTVPGPVLDLALGELAGEAQRSQRAIPGVLRGAGFSWMYPDIESALAAALDPEPAKAP